In Leptotrichia buccalis C-1013-b, the genomic window ATATACTGGTTTCTTCCATTTCCTGTTCAAGATTTTCATATTTTAAACTTTCTTTCATTGCAAAAAGTATTTTATTAATAGCTTCAATTTTAGCTGGATATTTTCTGAAATAATCAAAAGTTTTCTCATTTAACTTTTTTAAAAAAACATCTTTATTTACTACATAAAACTTTTTATCTTCCAGTATTATTTCCAATGGATTAAAATATTCTTTAAGTTTATTATAAAAAGAAATATTAAAATTATTATCTGGAATATTTTCCTCTGTTTTCTCATCAACTTTTTTTAAAATCAATAATGAATTATCATCTTTTAAAGATATTTCATAATATCCTGTACTTTCATTTGTATTCAATATATCTTCATTATTTTTTATTATTTCTGAATCAGTGTAGATATAATTATTTATTTTCATTATCTATTGCCATCCTTATTTTTTTTCTTCTCTTTTATAATTTGGATTTTTTACCCTCGTTAAAAAGGGATTTTTAGCATATTCTATATTTACCATAAAATTATAATCTTCAGAATTTATTTTACCAATTTTTTTTTCAATTTGAGAATTCACAAGTGTTTTTGAAGTCTTTTTTGGCTCTAAATTAAAACCAACAATCTCCTTTTTTACATCTGCGTTTATTTCTATAGTATAATCTGGTAATTTGGGATTTTTTATATTGTTATTTTTCAGTTTAATATGTATTTTGCTATTTTCATTAATTAATTTTATATCTTCTTCTAAATTACTATAATTAAATTTGACCGAATCTTTATAATTCATTACAGGTGCTATCAAAAAGTCATTTGTTCCTACAACTACATTTGACCAGTAATTTAGATTTTCTTTGCTTACATTTTTTCCAAGAACTTTTGAACCTAGACTGATTGTTCCTTTACCCATATTCAATAATATATCTTCTCCTGTCCAAATATTAACCAAATCCCTTCCACCAGAAAATACAGAATAACCTCCAGCAACTACATTGCCATCTATTATTTCAATAATTCCACTTCCAATAGAAAAAGTTGGATAAATAGATTTTACAACTTTTTTTCCAGCTGGATTCCAACCAAAAGGAGAAAAAATTTTATCCCATTTCGCTTCTTCTATTTCAGGATCTTGTCCATTATCTGTAAATGTAATCTTGGCATCTGGAAATATTCCACAAACCAGTCTTGAGCCTTTTATCAAAACATTAGCACCATCTATAATTACATCATCTGAAAAATTTACCCATCCCAATATATGATTTTTTAATTCACAAGGCTTTCCACAATTAGCAGCACAATTAAGTCCTGGTTTTATTTCAAAATTTTCTGGTTTTAAATCAACAGTTGTTCCAGCCGCATCAATTCCCATCAAATAAACTTTTGCTTTAGGAACTTTAAAAGTAATCATATCATTAACTTCATCCTCATTGGTTGCTGAAAAATCAGGTTTCATTAAAACTATCTTACTTGATATATCCTGCACCATTGAACCAAATATCCCCATACTACATTTCATAGTTGCCCCATCACAAATAATAGTACTTTCATCTCCTTTCGCAACAGGAACTCTACCTAATTCAGCAATTTGATTATTAACAGCATCTCTGTTTATTTTATCTTTTTCTGCTTCTTCTTTTTTTCTAGCTTCTGCTTCTTTTATTGCTTCAGCTGTTTGTCTTCGGCTTCTCTCTAAACCTGACATACTTGAATCATACATTCCTTGATACTTCTCTCTAGCCATTAATATTATTTCTCCCTTTCTAATCTTTTTAACTCTTTCAATGCCTCTTTATCTCCTACTTCTGAAGCTTTTTTATACCATTTCATTGCATTTTCTTTATTCTCTAAAACTTCATATGCCAATCCTAAATTAAACATAGAACTTTTATGTCCTTTATTAGCAGCTATAAGATAGTATTTTACAGCAAGCTCGTGATAATATTTATATGTATTATTATGTCCTTCAAGACTAGAATAATGAAGCCCCAATGTATATGCCGATTTTACTTCCCCCATTTCAGCCCCTTTTTTTAAAAATTGAAAAGATTTTTCTTTATTTTTTAATCCGCCTTTTGCTTCATATAAAAGATATAATCCAAAATAACCATCTGGATTTCCTTCTTTTATCAATTCATTAAATATTGCTTCTGATTTTTTATAATTTTTTTTAGTTTTGTAGTACAAACCTGTATAATACTTACCATTTCCATCTTTAAAACCAAGCTCTTGAAATAATTTTGTCGCTTTATCATATTCACCCATTTTTCCATATAAAAGAGCAAGGTTGTGTTTAGCAGATTTTTGGTTCTTTTCTACTGCCATAAGATAATATTTTTTGGCTTCACCATAATTTTGCTTTTCATCAAAATATAATGCAAAATTATATATTTCATCAGGATTTTGTGTTTTTTCTATCGCTAATTTTTCCCATTTTTCATAATTAGGGTAATCTTTAATTCCATAATAATAATCTGCTAAATATCTTAATGCTTCAGGCTTATATTTTGCTAATTTTTCAAAATACATAATTCCAATTTCTGGATTTTTATCATAATTCATTTTAGCTATTGACAACATTGTTGTTAAATCATTTTCATTCATATTATCATTAATCTTAGCTAATTCTTCTTCAATTTTTTTCATAACATCGCCATTTATGTTAATCTTTTTTGTCTTTTGTATATCTTTCTGTTCATTTTTTTCTTCATTTTCTTTATATCTTTTCAAATGTAAATGAAAATTATAAAAACACATTGAAAAAAAAATTCCACAGAATAAAATAAATTTCATTAATTCCTTTTTTTTAATTATCATTATACCACATCTCCTATTTTATTCATTTCAAAAATTTCATATCGATTCCCTATTTTCAAATTTATAAAAATTTCAATTCTTTTAATTTTTTTATTTTCTTTTTTTAAATTTAACAAATAAGAAAATTCATAGTTTTTTACATCTGAATCATACTCACTTTTTATTTTTTGAATAAAATCTAACTTACCTATTTTTTCTTCATCTATTTCACCAATAATTTCAATATTCCCATTTTCTATTTTTTCTTTTATCTTTACAGGAATACTAAGATTATTTATAAACCCGTTCAAGTAAAATCCTTTTTCTGCCCTTGAAAATTCTTCATTTTTAAAATATGGATTCCCAAATAAACATTTTATTAATGCAGATTCATTTATTCCTGCAAAAAATTGGGTATCATCTTCCTTTTCTAAAACTTCTCTGATTTCTTTAAGTTCTTGTTTTAAACGATACCTATTTTTACAGGCTTCCTCTATAATTCCAAATCTATACAAAATATTATCTTTATTTATTGCCTTACAATAAAAACTTTCTGTATCTAAATAAAGTATTAATGAACTAAATATTTCAAACATAAACACATCGGGAGGTTCTATATTCATATTATTTCTTTTAACTTCTATATTTTCTTCCAAAAGATGAAATAATTCAAAGTTACCATTTTTTTCACTGCTATTTTTTAAATTTGTTAAATATACTTCTGAATTATATTCAAAAAGTTTATTATTTATTCGATTAAATCTATCTTTAAATCCTTTTTTTAGTTCAAATTTATATTTATCCATATAAATCGTATTCTCCATAAGCCCTCCTATCCATTAATCAGTACATTACTTCCGCCATTTACTACTGAAAAGCCGTTAGAATTTACTTCTGTATCTCCATTTGACTGTATGCTTGTATTTCCTTGTGAAGTTTGAGAAATATTTCCAGCTACAAGAGTTTTACTTCCTTCTACTATTTCTGTATAACTTTTTGCATTATTACTTATATTCCCAGCACTCTCTGAAATACTATCCGCACTTTCCGATATACTACTCGCACTCTGTGATATACTTTCTGCCGCCGTCGTTGACAAACTATTAGTCGCAAGCACCATATTAAAGTCCGAATCTCCAACATGATAATTCCTATTAGCCACATCAGTAAATCTACCATTCCCGTCATTATTCAAAGCTCCTATTACAAAAGCCTTTGTCTCATTTCCGTTTGGAAAATAAAGTGCTACTCTGTCATTTACTTCTGGTGCTGGTGTAAATCCTGTATTTGTCTGGCTATATGGTGTTACATATGGAAAATAACTTTTCCCAGCATACTTATCCTCAAAGGATTGCCCATTTTCTCCCAAATCTATAAGTCCTTCTGTTAAATTTAATGTCATAACTGCAATATCTTTTGTCTTGACTTTTTCTTTTGTATTTTCATTCTGATTATTTTCAGTTTTCTCTATATATTTATTAAGTGGTTTTGCTCCAATCTTTCTTCCCTCAAGATTATCCGAACTTCTATCACTTCTTCCGTGATTGCTCTTGCTTTCATCTGTTCTTGCAATATGCACTGTTCTTGCTTCTATTACTGCTCCTCTTATCTTTTCATGCGGTATTGGATCTACAAAGTAGTCTGTCTGTTTTCCAAGTATATATTCACATTTTAATGTGTTTCCCTCATTATAAATTTTATTTTCAAGAACATAGTAATCGTTTTCTACTTCTTCTCCTGACACTCTGTTTCTAGTCTTTAATTTTATTGGTGTCGCTACTGGATAAACTTCTGTCCCTGTTATTTTAAAATATGTTCTCTCTTCTTTTGTTCTTTTCCCAAATTGAGAATACTTTAAGTTTGGTGTCTGTGTTGGCATATTCTTAAAAAATCCTACAAATACCTTATCTGAGTATGCCATTACTGGCTGTCCTGTATACGATGCTATTCTTTTTAAATATTCCCAGTCTGTTTCATTATACTGGATTGTCATTCTTGGTACTAACTGCATATCTTCACCAACATTTACAATTTTTCCATCATTTGTACCGTAATTCCCATTTATTTCCTCCGCTATCGCTGAATATGTTAATGTCGGATCTTGAAATGAACGGTATCTCGGTATTCTATCCAAAAGAATACTTTTTGAAATTGCTGTAATTTCTACTGTCAAGGCTCCTGCTGTAGTTTCATTTATTTGAAGTTCTTTTATTACTCCATTTAGAAATATTTTTTCTGTTGAATTTCCAGTATTATCAGCAATATTACTTCTTCCCAGTATTTTTATCTCCTTATCCCCTTTTCTGTCTATCAAGGCATCGTATAAACTTAACTGGTTTACTGAACCAATATACTTTATTTTACCAATTGTATGTTCCCCTATCCTTGAATCAATTTCCAGTTTCATATCTCTCCAAAGTATCTGCTGTCCATCTATTTCTATTTTTATTCTTTCTGCCGAAAAAAACTCCACTGGTTTTTGGTTGTTTAAATTATTATTCATTTCATATCACTTCTTTCTCTTTAAAAATTTTTTCTTCCATACATTTCTAAATGTCCTTAAAATCTAATTTTTCAAATTCCGATTTCATTTCAACAACATTGTTAAATCTGCCCTTTATCTCTACTTCCATTCCCTTTTCAATAAATTTTCTTATATCCTCACTTATATCTTCATCAAAAATCAATTCAGGATTATAGAATCTTTTTAATACTTCATCTGGTTTCTTTT contains:
- a CDS encoding PAAR-like protein, whose protein sequence is MAREKYQGMYDSSMSGLERSRRQTAEAIKEAEARKKEEAEKDKINRDAVNNQIAELGRVPVAKGDESTIICDGATMKCSMGIFGSMVQDISSKIVLMKPDFSATNEDEVNDMITFKVPKAKVYLMGIDAAGTTVDLKPENFEIKPGLNCAANCGKPCELKNHILGWVNFSDDVIIDGANVLIKGSRLVCGIFPDAKITFTDNGQDPEIEEAKWDKIFSPFGWNPAGKKVVKSIYPTFSIGSGIIEIIDGNVVAGGYSVFSGGRDLVNIWTGEDILLNMGKGTISLGSKVLGKNVSKENLNYWSNVVVGTNDFLIAPVMNYKDSVKFNYSNLEEDIKLINENSKIHIKLKNNNIKNPKLPDYTIEINADVKKEIVGFNLEPKKTSKTLVNSQIEKKIGKINSEDYNFMVNIEYAKNPFLTRVKNPNYKREEKK
- a CDS encoding SEL1-like repeat protein; the protein is MIIKKKELMKFILFCGIFFSMCFYNFHLHLKRYKENEEKNEQKDIQKTKKININGDVMKKIEEELAKINDNMNENDLTTMLSIAKMNYDKNPEIGIMYFEKLAKYKPEALRYLADYYYGIKDYPNYEKWEKLAIEKTQNPDEIYNFALYFDEKQNYGEAKKYYLMAVEKNQKSAKHNLALLYGKMGEYDKATKLFQELGFKDGNGKYYTGLYYKTKKNYKKSEAIFNELIKEGNPDGYFGLYLLYEAKGGLKNKEKSFQFLKKGAEMGEVKSAYTLGLHYSSLEGHNNTYKYYHELAVKYYLIAANKGHKSSMFNLGLAYEVLENKENAMKWYKKASEVGDKEALKELKRLEREK